A single region of the Oreochromis niloticus isolate F11D_XX linkage group LG19, O_niloticus_UMD_NMBU, whole genome shotgun sequence genome encodes:
- the LOC109195943 gene encoding tumor necrosis factor alpha-induced protein 2: MRTRSTSSTTVNPKFEEYLEGQYLFEATQLLIDREKHLFGEITEADAIKAHEEAVKKLAADYEALEKRIEQTVQQSLSLSSEEEVSALTSAVKAIKLEEEQDQLWKQRCQTPPAWRPKKWKEHHDKVLHELVYSRLENPSSPTGDQVNQSPIRADIQSMGRQLKEDMQWVVEVVKNCYPPEMDICNFYARQYHQTFSARLKKIADFVLDDKDCSFLLRWVKEFYPGILEKPELASNINTKALGNLLPDELLKPLEEKYLSKQQSDLMIYIGRVLDEAKKEWDQGKEPTRDDGCYISPVAYDVIQFINGIVTSAHITVRDPHKAQKITSNLTDFMQRYQNFHEDIIKQNKPHSKAFIKANLSCVEQFRDFLVDRDLFPKNVRENCLRGLTEMKQSAHTYLLTPVHKILKPHYKKVGTSDWLKKNTFEKLLNSTEEELQELQGLTQSCHQELITQLQQEMTVEYVRRLLKGEVKLKDKDRQLMAYMTVKENAERLHNLFARMGSKQDWLKEIQTKMAEVLKLQDIPAIQMQIVSVGSAYPDLSEKHVSALLKLKTNLSKADRKIIKTTLSDTLKESRADPGTRTFFSKVEVR, encoded by the exons ATGCGGACCCGGTCGACTTCATCCACAACAG TGAATCCTAAATTCGAGGAATACCTTGAAGGACAATACCTGTTCGAAGCCACTCAACTGTTGATAGACAGGGAGAAACATCTGTTTGGGGAGATAACCGAGGCTGATGCAATTAAAGCTCACGAGGAAGCAGTAAAAAAGCTTGCTGCAGACTATGAAGCACTTGAAAAGCGTATAGAGCAGACCGTGCAGCAGAGTCTTTCTCTCAGCAGTGAGGAAGAGGTGTCTGCTTTGACATCTGCAGTGAAAGCCATCAAACTTGAGGAAGAGCAGGACCAGCTGTGGAAACAAAGATGTCAGACGCCACCAGCCTGGAGGCCCAAGAAGTGGAAGGAGCACCATGACAAAGTGCTTCATGAATTAGTGTATAGTCGTTTGGAGAACCCATCAAGCCCCACTGGTGACCAGGTGAACCAGTCGCCTATCCGAGCAGACATCCAGTCCATGGGCAGGCAgctgaaggaggacatgcagtgggtggtggaggtggtgaAGAACTGCTACCCACCAGAGATGGACATCTGTAACTTTTATGCAAGACAGTACCATCAAACTTTCAGCGCAAGACTCAAAAAGATTGCAGACTTTGTTCTGGATGACAAGGACTGCAGTTTCCTCCTGCGATGGGTGAAGGAGTTTTATCCAGG AATCCTTGAAAAACCTGAGCTGGCCAGTAATATCAATACTAAAGCGCTGGGAAACCTGCTTCCTGACGAGTTACTGAAACCTCTGGAGGAGAAGTACCTCAGCAAACAACAG aGCGATCTGATGATTTATATTGGCCGAGTATTGGATGAAGCGAAGAAAGAGTGGGATCAAGGAAAGGAGCCGACAAGAGATGATGGTTGCTACATCAGTCCTGTGGCCTATGATGTCATCCAG TTTATCAACGGCATCGTGACATCAGCACATATAACTGTAAGAGACCCGCACAAGGCCCAGAAAATAACATCCAACCTGACAGACTTCATGCAGAG GTATCAAAATTTTCATGAAGACATCATTAAGCAGAACAAACCGCACAGCAAAGCTTTCATAAAGGCAAACCTCAGCTGTGTCGAACAGTTCAG GGACTTCCTTGTGGACCGCGATCTGTTCCCAAAGAATGTGCGGGAAAACTGTTTGCGAGGTCTGACTGAGATGAAACAGTCTGCCCACACTTATTTATTAACCCCTGTGCACAAGATCCTCAAG CCACACTACAAGAAAGTGGGAACCAGTGACTGGCTGAAGAAGAACACATTTGAGAAGCTGTTGAATAGCACTGAAGAAGAGCTTCAAGAACTTCAGGGTTTGACTCAATCCTGTCATCAG GAGCTGATTACTCAGCTTCAGCAGGAAATGACAGTAGAATATGTCCGGAGGCTCCTGAAAGGAGAGGTCAAACTGAAGGACAAGGATCGTCAGCTGATGGCTTACATGACTGTGAAAGAAAATGCAGAGAGATTGCACAACCTGTTTGCCAGAATG GGATCCAAACAAGACTGGTTAAAGGAAATCCAGACCAAGATGGCAGAAGTGCTAAAACTCCAAGATATTCCTGCCATACAGATGCAAATCGTTTCAGTGGGATCTGCTTATCCCGACCTCAG TGAAAAACATGTTTCGGCTCTGCTCAAACTCAAGACAAACCTCTCCAAAGCCGACAGGAAAATCATCAAAACCACTCTGTCGGACACACTGAAAGAGAGCCGTGCTGATCCTGGAACCCGGACGTTTTTCTCCAAAGTTGAAGTGAGATGA
- the LOC109195942 gene encoding tumor necrosis factor alpha-induced protein 2: MQTQSCSSTTATSNSSPEQTLRAGGKWFKKFWRSPIIRPNNGSSITNGHQSPTEEEQPVVNPTFEECLEGQYLFEAAQLLIDREKHLFGELTEADALKAHEEAVKKLAADYEALEMHIKQTVQQSLSLGREEEVSALISAVKAINLEEEQDQLWRQRCRTPRAWRPKKWKEHHDKVLHELVYSRLENPSSPTGDQENQSSIQADIQSMGRQLKEDMEWVVEVVKNCYPPEMDICNFYARQYHQTFSARLRKIADFVLDDKDCSFLLRWVKEFYPGILEKPELASNINTKALGNLLPDKLLKALEEQYLSKQQSDLMIYTDRVLDEAKKEWDQGKEPTRDVGCYVSPVAYGVIQFINGIVTSAHITVRDPHKVQKITSNLTDFMQRYKEFHEDIIRQNKRHSKAFIKANLSCVKQFRDFLITESHLFPKNVRENCLRGLTEMKQSAHTYLLTPVHKILKPHYKKVGTSDWLKKNTFEKLLNSTEEELRELQGLTQSCHQELIGQLQQEMTVEYVRRLLKGEVKLKDKDRQLMAYMTVKENAERLHNLFARMGSKQDWLKEILTKMAEVLKLQDIPAIQMQIFSLGSAYPDLSEKHVSALLKLKTNLSKADRKIVKTTLSDTLKESRADPGTRRFFSKVEVR, encoded by the exons ATGCAGACCCAGTCGTGTTCATCCACAACAGCCACATCCAACAGTTCCCCTGAACAAACTTTAAGAGCTGGAGGAAAATGGTTTAAAAAGTTCTGGCGAAGCCCCATAATTCGACCCAACAACGGTTCTTCCATTACTAATGGACACCAATCACCTACTGAAGAAGAGCAGCCAGTTG TGAATCCTACTTTTGAGGAATGCCTTGAAGGACAATACCTGTTCGAAGCCGCTCAACTGTTGATAGACAGGGAGAAACATCTGTTTGGAGAGTTAACCGAGGCTGATGCACTTAAAGCTCACGAGGAAGCAGTAAAAAAGCTTGCTGCAGACTATGAAGCACTTGAAATGCATATAAAGCAGACGGTGCAGCAGAGTCTTTCTCTCGGCCGTGAGGAAGAGGTGTCTGCTTTGATATCTGCAGTGAAAGCCATCAACCTTGAGGAAGAGCAGGACCAGCTGTGGAGACAAAGATGCCGGACACCACGAGCCTGGAGGCCCAAGAAGTGGAAGGAGCACCATGACAAAGTGCTTCATGAATTAGTGTATAGTCGTTTAGAGAACCCATCAAGCCCCACTGGTGACCAGGAGAACCAGTCCTCGATCCAGGCAGACATCCAGTCCATGGGCAGGCAGCTGAAGGAAGACATGGAGTgggtggtggaggtggtgaAGAACTGCTACCCACCAGAGATGGACATCTGTAACTTTTATGCAAGACAGTACCATCAAACTTTCAGCGCAAGACTCAGAAAGATTGCAGACTTTGTTCTGGATGACAAGGACTGCAGTTTCCTCCTGCGATGGGTGAAGGAGTTTTATCCAGG AATCCTTGAAAAACCTGAGCTGGCCAGTAATATCAATACTAAAGCGCTGGGAAACCTGCTTCCTGACAAGTTACTGAAAGCTCTGGAGGAGCAGTACCTCAGCAAACAACAG aGCGACCTGATGATTTATACTGACCGAGTATTGGATGAAGCGAAGAAAGAGTGGGATCAAGGAAAGGAGCCGACAAGAGATGTTGGTTGCTATGTCAGTCCTGTGGCCTATGGTGTCATCCAG TTTATCAACGGCATCGTGACATCAGCACATATAACTGTAAGAGACCCGCACAAGGTCCAGAAAATAACATCCAACCTGACAGACTTCATGCAGAG GTATAAAGAGTTTCATGAAGACATCATAAGGCAGAACAAACGGCACAGCAAAGCTTTCATAAAGGCAAACCTCAGCTGTGTCAAACAGTTCAG GGACTTCCTTATCACAGAGAGCCATCTATTCCCAAAGAATGTGCGGGAAAACTGTTTGCGAGGTCTGACTGAGATGAAACAGTCTGCCCACACTTATTTATTAACCCCTGTGCACAAGATCCTCAAG CCACACTACAAGAAAGTGGGAACCAGTGACTGGCTGAAGAAGAACACATTTGAGAAGCTGCTGAATAGCACTGAAGAAGAGCTTCGAGAACTTCAGGGTTTGACTCAATCCTGTCATCAG GAGCTGATTGGTCAGCTTCAGCAGGAAATGACAGTAGAATATGTCCGGAGGCTCCTGAAAGGAGAGGTCAAACTGAAGGACAAGGATCGTCAGCTGATGGCTTACATGACTGTGAAAGAAAATGCAGAGAGATTGCACAACCTGTTTGCCAGAATG GGATCCAAACAAGACTGGTTAAAGGAAATCCTGACCAAGATGGCAGAAGTGCTAAAACTCCAAGATATTCCTGCCATACAGATGCAAATCTTTTCACTGGGATCTGCTTATCCCGACCTCAG TGAAAAACATGTTTCAGCTCTGCTCAAACTCAAGACAAACCTCTCCAAAGCCGACAGGAAAATCGTCAAAACCACTCTGTCGGACACACTGAAAGAGAGCCGTGCTGATCCTGGAACCCGGAGGTTTTTCTCCAAAGTTGAAGTGAGATGA